The following are from one region of the Nicotiana tomentosiformis chromosome 7, ASM39032v3, whole genome shotgun sequence genome:
- the LOC138896096 gene encoding uncharacterized protein: protein MDDNNDCGWMERFVAVATNDIIPTTAPSFLVAWNRTRLPAGSVVVPGEDILANPTDAARLLQESLTRTGISEPVSGANISLRSPRTKDKQTKRGHSSAAGEKNKRAKVDAPESSPMDGSPYGPVVDTMLIDDEEEAVDEGASLHRRRRSSSSQQDAQFVEIVTPTEDDISALWGDTAFDATASFSSTPSASSPPSPTPATASLFPSSSTLSPAVATPSPSTAPNHEEGVPLPQSPIHGNLRQNYVAPSEDPQRRRNITFSVSIGCNLLSRPVELTNYLKPLASEKDWEKIQTLSGECLLNNAMHNATAANFLTSEGLQRLIREKEELTFERDQLLAERDQTVLRLSELETRATEADVLKDRLQQNEQEVVNLNQEIGPLRVNFDEAKANWAEVQNVIFAATVREATCAERVINLEAGLNSKSEDLAVVEVKYAQLKEKYMKTIDHNRLFSSTVRALDVGLKSTRSTRENLSAEVIQLKEELKRRAASLIIEKTYSMYSMRRKTLEEAKAGIIGVDAEIAKARELQLAA, encoded by the exons ATGGATGATAACAATGATTGTGGGTGGATGGAGcggttcgttgcagttgccaccaacgacatcattccgacaacggCTCCATCTTTTCTggttgcttggaaccgcactc GTTTACCTGCGGGCTCTGTTGTTGTCCCCGGGGAGGACATTCTGGCTAATCCtactgatgcagcgaggctgcttcaggaatcacttactcgaacaggtatctccgagcctgtttcgggtgcaaatatttctttacggagtccccggacaaaggataaacaaacaaagagaGGACACTCCTCCGccgccggggaaaagaataaaagggcaaaGGTTGATGCCCCCGAATCATCTCCGATGGATGGTTCTCCTTATGGGCCGGTCGTAGACACCATGttgattgatgatgaagaagaagctgttgatgagggagcttctttacacagaaggcgacgatcctcatcatctcaacaagaTGCTCAATTTGTTGAGATAGTTACTCCAACTGAAGACGATatctcggcactttggggaga cactgcatttgatgcaactGCTTCTTTCTCTTCAACTCCATctgcttcatctccaccttcaccaacaccagcaactgcttcACTATTTCCATCTTCGTCTACTCTTTCACCAGCTGTTGCTACACCATCTCCATCGACCGCACCtaaccatgaagaaggtgttcctcttccacagtccccaatTCATGGGAACTTGAGGCAAAATTATGTTgctccttctgaagatccacaaaggaggaggaatatTACTTTTTCGGTCTCTATTGGGTGCAACCTGCTATCGCGGCCGGTGGAGCTTACTAAttacctgaagcctttggcttcagaaaaagattgggaaaagattcagacactctcgggcgagtgtttgttgaacaatgctatgcataacgcCACAGCG gccaactttcttacctctgagggccttcaaagattgattcgtgagaaggaagaacttacttttgaacgggatcaacttttggcagaacgggaccagactgttctccgcctctcggaactggaaaccagAGCTACTGAGGCCGATGTTTTGAAGGATCGTTTgcagcaaaacgagcaagaagtggtaaacCTCAACCAAGAAATTGGGCCGCTAAGGGTCAATTTTGATGAGGCCAAGGCCAACTGGGCAGAAGTCCAAAACGTCATTTTTGCTGCTACCGTCCGTGAGGCTACCtgcgctgaaagagtgattaacttggaggcaggcttgaactccaaaagtgaagatCTTGCTGTTGTGGAGGTGAAATATGCCCAGCTAAAAGAGAAGTACATGAAAACTATCGatcataataggctctttagttcaactgtccgcgcGCTTGACGTCGGCCTTAAATCTACTAGATCCACCCGGGAAAACCTTTCCGCCGAGGTTATTCAActaaaagaagaacttaagcgtcgagcggcttccctcattattgaaaaaacttattccatgtatagcatgaggaggaaaaccttggaagaggccaaagctggtatcattggtgttgatgccgaaattgctaaggcccgagagcttcAGTTGGCTGCATAA